The following nucleotide sequence is from Clupea harengus chromosome 17, Ch_v2.0.2, whole genome shotgun sequence.
gacacagacacagacacagacacacacacacacacagacacacacacacacacacacagacacagacacacacacacacagacacacactaacacacacacacagacacacacacacacacaagcagatgcCAAACAGGTGAAGATATACAGAACTGCAGGGGCACTGTGCCAGCTCAAGCAGTTGCCAGGACAACAGCAATACACGTTTGTACTTTTCAGTATCTCCTCTCAAATAACtagaaatgtgaaatgtgcaaTAACTGGACCGCACCGGCCACAAATATACCACTGGGCATCACAcatactccctctccctcagatgCCCAGCACATAAGTGTGAACTAAGTGTGTACTCTCACACCCTATAGCATAGCAAGGCACATTTTCGTCCCCTTGTGTGACAATACAGCACTGAAAAACTGCACGAGCAAACATTTAAAAACGCCACTTGCAAGAAAGTGTAGTTGAGAGTGTTTTGTAACGAATTTGAATGCGTTCATGAAAACAGATCGTGTGAAAAGGTCCAGGGTTTAGAACAActcagaaagacacaaaaagcACAGGAGGGGGAAAATCCCAACGCACATGGACActcaggaaggtgtgtgtgtgtgttcactgaccTGCACCCTGATTGGGCGGGAGGCCCCCATTGCTGTctcttgctcttctcttctcttctctttcacaaTTGTCAGGAagtgctgcacacacagacgcctcaaaactgcaccaacacacacgcatacactctctctctctcactctctctttctgtctctctctcttctgtctctctgtctctctctcctgaaatGCTCCTCTGCCGGACCAACAGGACTGAGTCAGTGAGGTGGGAGAGCAGCGCtgaagtgagagggaggagggtagGCGGAACACAGGGCgaacagggaggaggggctaATGATTTAAGCACCGCAGAGGCTGGGGCTCTAGCGTGTCAATCTCACGGCTAAGCCAATGAGAGACTAAAGGGGAGGGGCTGAGCGCAGTGAATGCACCGTGCCggtgctctgtgttgtgtgttgtcctgTTGAGTCCACTTCCAATGATCAGAGGGTCAGGAAGTTCAAGGGGAGAGTCAAACCAAACATACATACCCTTGCTCTACTGATCCGTCTCAAACGCAAACACAATGCCTGTCATCTTATGTGATTATTTtatccttctcctctctctgtcaatcaCTTGTTGAGATGTTCCAGTTTAAGAATTGCACAATCCGACCACCCACACCTACCTCACCCTTCATTCATCGTCCCAGAGCAGTCAGTCCTGGAAAGGCATTTGGATGGAAAATCCCCAAACCTTTGTGGTGTGGTGAGTATACGAGATGATCTTTAcatcataacacacagacagtcttgTTGAAAGGTCATGTGAAAGGAAACATTCACACAAGTGGCCAAAAGGCTTTACTTCTGTCATGTCCTTCCATCGCATCTCCTACTGGAACTATTAGAGAGGACGCACACATTACTACGGCCAATCATGTGCCACTCAGAGTCATAGTAAGTGATTGGATGAGCAGTTCACACATCTCTAGAATGTGAATTCTGGGACGAAGTAAAGCAAAAGATCAATGAGTCATGGCCAGGCAGCCATGACAAGATGAGAATGAGCAACCAGCTTTTCTTTAAAGAGGCAACATCCccttaacaaaaaaaacacaggattGTGAAACGTGAATGAGAATATGAGgaatattttctctcttctctctcaggcaCAAGGATATGCCCATGATATCTGCACCCTTCAGAAATTCAATTCATCTATATACTTGGTTCAGGATTCTACAAATGGAAATTTTAACACCGCCTTTCCATATTGTCAGTGGCAGAAAAGCGCTTTGTATGCTCTCACCTACTCGGATTTGCATTATAGTCTCTTACTGAAGCACCCAAGACGGAGCCATATatcccacaccctctctctctcgaccgCCTCTTTCTCATGCCTCTGAGAATTGATCCAGGCATAGTGTGAGGTTACAGAGGCGGCCACCGCACATTTTGGGATGTGGACTGACTGGAGTCAGTGGTGAAGtctgggagaggaaaagaacagtgcaggagatggtggcttcttataaaaaaaaatatattcatatttattgtACAAGGGGATTCTCCCCAATGCCCCAAACATGTgcacaaaataaacataaatccAAAAGACAAACGTACTCAAAGTACTGCAAAAACTAGGCAAACTGCATTCACTCAACCAAACACAGTGTTCCCTTATCCTCACATCAGGTAAGTGTTCCTTCTCTCACACCTTCTCCTCAaggaatgaggcaccctttaaataaggCTGCCACTTAGGCTTAATTGGTCCGATCAACCTTattggacccaaccattgttGAGGGGGAGTCCAAGTCTCTCGCCCGCTTTTGCAGGGTAACACGGGTCAGACTCATTTCAGCGCAACGTCGAGAAGGGgagatttcaccttctcacacacagcctacatgcTCAATACAAATGACTAATGGAGTTTCAGGCTTCAACTCAAGGTCTCATATATTCATTCCACTTTTCAACAAACATTGTCTGAAATGCAAACCCTGCTGCACCATTGAGCTTGCAGTCTTCCGTATAGCTGAATCATTCTTAATTAGCTCCTGGTGACATGTACTTCACAGCATAGCATTTATTGTAGATGACCCTGTTTATCCAGTGTGAAATGTTATATTTTGTATGTCAAATGTGGTACAAAGGACCTTTAATATTAGATACTaagaattgtattttgttaaaatgaaagacttttattttgttaatgtgaCCTGTGACCAGGATGTTTAGAAGTGAAAAGGTGGATGTTGAGAGGTGAAAAGGTTGCCCGCTGAAAAGTCACTGTGAGTTAGTACTCTTGACGGTTTAAGGTTCGCTACTCTACTAAAAGAGATGACAAGCTCTTAAGGTGTTCACGGTAATGTGTTTTATACAGTTTAATAAACGCAACAGTTTTATAACATCTGTCGTCGAGCCATCATTTGGTAGAGATAGCTACATTTATAATCTGTGAGATGCCCAAATTAGAGGGCAGGTTTTTCACATAGAAACTATCTATACACTATCTCTGCCCCCTGGTGTCATCTACAGATACTGCATAAGCAACATCAAATTATTAAAAGGGTCCCCAATCACTCAGATTTAATATATTTGCTAGGGCAGATGAGTAGACATTGCAACATTAATAATTGAGTTTCGATGTATTAAAAGAGGTCATCAAAGAGGTAACAACGCCAACTACAAATCCAACCAGAAAACTACTCTCAGCTGTGTGGTACAAATCAATGGTCTACATATGAACCTATAAGAACttgcagttacacttctgcacttctttttttctttttatttcgttatatttcttatgtaaagtagtatttatttattgttacaccaggttctattgctcgtagcttgactattctctcccttgtacgtcgctttggacaaaagcgtctgctaaatgactaaatgtaaatgtaaatgtaaataagacACACCAATAGCATTCTGGACGGTGTTGGCacaacataaacatataaatatcaTAAAATAATCAAACGggtcatcatcaccaccactgtGTCATCCCCACATGCTGCTTGAACTTTCTTATTGGAGGAGCTGAGCTAGAGCGACACCATCTTCATTAAGATTAGACGTATCAATCACCCAACTCCACTCTGTCTTCACTCTGTCTTCAcattgtccacacacacacacacacacacacacacacacacacacacgatggtgAGTGTGGGATATCACATggtccacacagcttcctgccAGTCACTGTGCTGCTGCAGGATACATTAGCACTTCTTACACAACACCGCCAGTTCCCTTTTGCTTAGATTACAGTGATATCTGAAGTAATCACTGTTAGTGAAATAAGCAACAAGGTTCCTGAACATACAAGCAGTCATAGCTCCCCATCCATCCTTCATTTCCACCTATTTTTAAAATCTTATGTCCAATTATCTCTCGCCATGTTAACGGGAGCAGCACAATAACAGCCGTAAACACGAGTGGAATGAATCAGAAAGTGGTGaccacaacagcaacacacaaattGAAACCCACAACGCACCGTGAGAATAGGCACTCTTCCTGGCAGTACCCTCAGCGGCTTTAACACACAATTAGCTCCAGCCAGCACGCCAAGGCTGAAATCCAGGAACACAACAATGCACGGATTTCAAACTACCTCACGATTTAATTGGACAGCTGAGTTCTTCAATTACGAACTCCCATCTCATGACTGTCACCCATGCTCTATCAGTGAGAACTTAGAAACGCTGTTGGGTATAAGCACAATTGAACACACTGTTGGCCAACAGCTGTATTAAGGGGAAATATCATGTTGATTTTCACCAGCAGTGCTTACAAATATAAATCTCACAAAAAAAGTCTTACAAAGGGGAAGTCTTGAATCGATTGCCTGATGTAGGAGTTGATCAATGTATCACATACAATATTCACATGGTCTATTGATAGGTGGTAcagtgagtatgcatgtgtgtgtgtgtgtgtgtgtgtgtgtgtgtgtgtgtgtgtgtgtgtgtgtgagagagtgagtttctGGAAGAATGTGTTCAAGTGTacagtgtgttagtatgtgtattttctatgtgtgtgtgtgtgtgtgtgtgtgtgtgtgtgtgtacatgtttaaaCATGTCTGCAATGATAGGTTTAACATCTACTGCCATGACACACCCTCTGTTCACTGAAAGGCCATCATCATCAGGCCCTGCATTGCCTTATCCGGTTGTTATCTCAAAGATGGCTTGAACCTGGCTGGGAGTGGAGGGGCGATAATGAGTTAAGAGATTACACGAGATCTCCCAGCCCAAACTCTAGCCTCATCCCAGGGCAAAGAGCAAGGTCTGCATCTCACCAGCCTGTTAAGTCAACCAAACACACCCATGTTATGTTTACCAAGTAAGAAGGCAGGTACTAAACAAGAAAGGAAAACCAGCTGTAGCTGTAGTGATCTAACTGTTCACAATAAAACCTCACAACAAACGCGCGTACACTATCAGAGAAACTGTTGTTCAATATCTAGTTCCAGAAGTTAAGTGGTAATTGAAAAACATACTCAGGATGTGTCAAGCACACGCCTACTTCGGGCTCTTAATAGAAAATGCCACCAAAACACCGAGCTGCAATCACAATTCCACTTACCCGGCAAACTTAACACACCAAGAAAAAAGAAGCTGGCCAAAACATTTCATGTTGCTAAAAGAGCGTGTGGCTGTTGACAAATGACAAGTGAGTGGAGATGCAAGAATAAGGGTGTGCCTTGATAATCCTCTCCACCTGTCGTTAGCTAGCTGGAGTCGTCCATTCTGTAAGGATAACTCCTCTTGTAAGTGGCCTTACCGGTACATCAAGTTACCTCGCTTATATGTGGCTACATTAACGAGCTCTTGCGTGAAAATTAGTAAGTGCTGCCAATTCCCAAAGTGAGGATGAAGAACGGATATTTTAGTGAATAAACATGTTGAGATGACTATGGAATTGTTATCAAGATGAGACGATAGAGTAGAAAGATACAGTTCAAAATAATTAGCCGACGTATACGTTTAACAATCATTCCAGGTAAATAAATTAGGCTACAATTACAGCAATGGAGGCAGCAAAGGGGCAAGTTTCAGTTTCATTGAAAATATCCCTCTATAAGGGAAAGCAGAGGAACTTACCTTTAAACTGAAAAAGTTTTCCTCATCAAGTGTTCAGGAAGCGTGCGGAAGAATGTGTCAAACCCACAACCTGTTCGGTGCTTAGTGGCTTCCTCACTGACTTTTGCGCAAGGACCCGCCCACTCATAATCTAGCGCACATATTCCTGCCTGCAGCTCCTGACTGGCTTCCACCACAGCGAAGTCAAGCTCTGAATGACCATTGACATTATAATGAAAATGATTTCCACCCATTATAATATGTTACTTAAAAGAATAACTGCGTATACTTCCTGGAATCCAATATTGTAAACAGAGGTGGGGTGAGAAGTGCATATGTTCCTGTTTGCTCAGCTGCTCGTGATGCGGACTGAGTGTTTGCTGCAGTAGACTCCTGCTCCCCGACTCCTGTCAGTGTATTGACATCGGCAGTTGGGTCACGGTCTCTCTCGACCTCCAGTGTAACATCCACAAATGAGAGCACCCATGCTAGGAGGAGACATCTGTCTCCCAGCGGTGAGGACAAAAAGCCACCGCAATACTGAAATGTTAAGTAGACGACAGGACCGGCACGGCAACAAACGTCCCTCACATGAATTTAACGATCAAATTCACCAGATTAGTGGAATGTTTAACTCACGTGCACAGTAGTTGAATAGGCAATTCCCCACAGTTCCTTCGGGGATAAACGAAAGCACATGACGATATGCTTCCCGCTGTCGTAAGTTGAAGTCATGCATTAACAGGGTAGTGCTTTCGACTGCAGTAGAGTTTAAAGGATGCGCATGTCAGGCTGCCATGCCAAGCCATTCAGGTTCCTCGGAAGCCATCCATTCCAGCACAGGTTCTTGATCCGGATCCTCCACGTAGCTAGTCAAAACACCATTTTAACAACCACGGTAGTGCTCAACAACTGCATTTCTACTGATTACACCAGTTTCAGATGGAAGCCCATCACATGCCCGTTTCACCGTCCTGTGTCGCAGGTAGAATTGAAAAGGATGCTTTCCTGTCCGGAATTAGCTCACTCCATCTAGTAGCCATTTATGAACGCACATGTCagttcatttagtcatttagcagacgcttttatccaaagccccGTCAGTTCAACTCGGAGGGTCTGCATACAATTAGGCAGTTAATCAAATGTGTAATGTAACACCGACTCCTCAACAAACTGAGATATGAACAAACTGAGAACGATTTGTGCACACACGGCAAGTCAACTCATTTTCCACGCGTTGAAGTTTGAAACAAACCCATTCAAGTTTAGAGCTGCGAGGATCCTGGTTACATTACTAGTGTAACTTACTTTTATGATATATTATAAAGTCATGTTACTGTATAACAGTTGTGATGATATAGACAGTCTGTTAACATAGAAAACAGGTTGCACGGTACTCAGAAGAGGCCATACGCACCCCATTTCAGTTAAAATGTCAGTACCCTGGACAGCATTGAAAATATAACGATCTAATAACGGTGGATAACAGATTAATATACAGCACACAAAAACGTTGGAAAAGCCGACATGTCATGGTTACAACTTACTAATGACCAAAGGAATCTAAAGCTGGTGATAGAAGACTGATTCGACTTAGTCCACTCTTGAAAAATCCACGGTTGATTGGGCTTTCCCAAAGCAGACATTGAACATTCCTCAGAATTCTGATTGAatacacaatacaattttgtaACTGTGTATAGGTTACAGTCGGCAGGGTACTAGGATGTTTCGCAACACCAGATGGCAGCAACCTAACGGGTGATGTCCATTACAATATCCTGCTCCTTCAATGTGAAGTAAGTTGTCTGCAAGGGAAATCATTGTTTGAATGTATCCATCGTTTTAATGTAATTATATTTGTAAGTCTACAGAAAAATTTAATTTGACGCGTTAATATCTAGGGTTGCGAATCAACAATGGGGGTAAAGGTAGCAGTGTAAAACTGTATCTTTGCCAGTGTCAGCCTTACAAAACATAATTCTAGCAAGGTCCTCATAAACAGTGGTCTATAATACACTGTGATTAAACATATACAATCTGTTGTAGGCACTGACACATGGCTTGTTTTTAATATGCGCAAAAGGAAATGTATTCAACTGGGGAGGCATTGTGCGCATGTCTATCAAAAGGTGTCCATTCGACTCTGGCCACAGATCTCAAGACGCCTCATTGCAGAGCGCACAGATTCCCTGCAAGGGCGAAAACTTCTTTTCTTATTTACATTTCCTCAGAAAAGTGATAGATTTCTTCAGTCTTTGGTGTTCTCTTGGAACATTCGTCTTGAGTACTCTGAGAAAATGAACTTGAAAACCATATCAATCTTGGGAATCTTTTATTGGAACAGCTTTGTGTAGATGGTCTGTCACAATGTAGTTCCGAAAACCTTGATACCGGCGCGCGTGCAAGATGGGAAGATGGGCATCATGTCTTTCTTAAGAGTGATTTTTAAAAGATACGTTTTTTGTCGAAGTTAGTGCGCCAAATGGGTTGAGATAGTTTCTGCCTTACTGAAATCAACCAGTGGTTCATCGTAATGACCAACTGGACAAACATCTCAAGCTGCCAGCTTAGTCTCAGCTTGTGCAATGCAGAGGCAACTGACAATGAGACCATGGGGGATTACGGGGAGTACCCTGTCCAACTCTTCCCTAAGTCGTTACTCCCTGCGATAACTGTGACCTGTGCTCTGCTATTCCTTGTGGGAGTTACAGGGAACCTAATGACCATTATTGTGTTCACTAAATACAAAGACATGCGAACGACCACAAATATGTACCTGTCTAGCATGGCATTTTCGGACCTGTTGATTTTCATGTGTATGCCTCTGGACCTGTACAGAATCTGGCGTTATCGGCCATGGAATTTTGGGGACCAACTCTGCAAGCTATTTCAGTTCGTCAGCGAGAGCTGTACTTACTCGACCATCCTGCACATCACAGCGCTGAGCGTGGAGAGGTATTTCGCAATATGTTTCCCGCTCAAAGCTAAAGTTGTGGTGACAAGAGGACGCGTGAAGTGTGTCATAGTCGTTCTCTGGCTGGTGGCTTGCTGCAGCGCGGGACCCATATTCGTTATTGTCGGAGTTAAGCACATAAATGGAACAGACCCACTTGAGACAAATGAATGCACAATTACGGAGTACGCCATCCGCTCCGGACTTCTAACCATGATGGTGTGGGTGTCcggtgttttcttctttttgcctgtgttgtgtttgacagTTCTGTACAGCCTTATTGGCAGACGGctgtggaggagaaagagaaatccGTTTGCACACAACATTTCCAACCGGGACAAAACTAATAAGCAAAGTGTGAAGATGTTAGGTAAGGATACCGATGCCACTGTCAGTATTCACGTTCATTTATCAGAAGATGTAGCTAGTGCATGTGGATGTGTTGGCAACCTCTCAATTATTGTCCTTTATTGCGTAACTTCATGCTAATGTTTACGCTAATGTAGACTACTATTTACATTAAATGCGAATTTTGTGCGCCAATTGATGTAGGATGTGTCTATAAGTAGGACTGGTTATTAACCTTCAGTAGTATATGTGTgataagattaaaaaaaaaaaaaaaaatacgctGCAGAGATGTGGAACAGCGTAGCGTGGGAAGATGCGCATCATGACTGGCTCCTAATTACTAGTGTTTGGAGTTACTGAAAATTTCACAAATTAgtctttcaaatgtttttggataaattgaaaaaaaaaatgattttatgCACGCTCGGTGGTCGAGTGTTCACTGAATGTAACTTGTGTTTTCAATTTCTTTGACAGTGGTGGTAGTAATGGCGTTTGTTCTCTGTTGGCTACCTTTCCACGTGGGACGCTATCTCTCCTCGAAGTCCTCAGAGGCCAACTCACCGCTCATCTCTCAGATCAGCGAGTACTGCAGCCTGATCTCGTTTGTGCTGTTTTACCTCAGCGCAGCTATAAACCCTATTCTATACAATATCATGTCCAACAAATACAGGATAGCAGCATGTAAACTCTTCGGAATGAAGCATTCGTCAGAGAGATCGGCAACCGTCAAAACAGAGAGCGTGCCTGGATGGGGAGAATCAAGTGGCAATACTTACCTCGGTGTCAGCTGAATTTGGGAAGATGTCGGGGCATACGAACTCGAAAGCTTCCCTGTGATGCTGACAGAGTTCGCCTGGTCTTTATCGATGAGCTCCAAGGTCCCTAATAAAATAGACAGAAACACTGATGTTGCGTTTTTGTGAGTCAGAACTAGCATGTCATGGACTCATCAACTTGTCCTCACAACTGATTACACTTTTTATAGCCCGCCAACTGCATTGTAGAGTTTATGAGTGTGTTATGATTCCATATGAGAAATTTTACAATTACGAGTAATTACAATTAATTTCACTACATTACGAACCCATTGTCGTTAAGCACAACAATCACAATTATGTAAGCTATGAATGAACACACCTAACCTGACAAATTGAAATGTGATTTCTGGATCAGCGCTTCTCGTACTGCAGCACAACCAAAACAGCGTTTGTCAATTACTATTGTTGCCTGTTGAAGTTGACCAGGCTGTGTTTTAACATTGGGTCGTTTCTTGCgtattgtgtatttgtttggacGTCTCATCGGATGGGCTTGAATGCCAGTTTTGTATTTTAGATGCCACCAACTTAAGTTGTTGaaaatatgcacacagacacatataccgTACACATACTTGAAAATGCCTTAATTTATAACTTACACTGGATGACAATGTGAgcactgtagatgtgtgttatgTACATAGTTTCGTCGACGTGACAGGGATCTACTGAACGTTTGATTTCAAACTTGTAGCTGTGTTGTATTTGTACTTGATGTTGTTTAAAAGTGCACTTAAAATGATGGCACATTTGGTGAAAACCAGTCATATATTTGGCACCGTCATTTACTGTTTGCTGGTGTCTGGCGTAGCTTAAAATGGATGGTTGGGCTTATGGTTATGAATGTGTAAAGCTGTTTTGTCGTttctctgttttcattttctttacTCAGTGCAGGCTACAAAGCTTTCATAGCATTCGTTTTAACATGCTATAGCAACAGACTTCGTCAGAAATATTCATATTTGTACAGCATGAAGCTGCAGTTAGCTTGCTAAGAGCATTGTATTTCTGCAAAAGCACAGGTCATGTGTACAAATGCAAGACATAAACAATGTTTGAATGTTTCACAGTGATAACAGTGTATATTTAAAAGATGGcatgtgtattttattaatttaattaaaatcaGAGTATTTACCTAATCATATATGTATCGGAGTATAATGTTGATGCCAGTGGTATTTTGTAGCCATGGTGTTAAAatctttttattattaaaaaaaaacaaaaaactttcaTTCATTTGAACAATAATTGTTTCAGTACTTTCAGCAATTTTTTTCAATCATTTAAAGCATGCCTGTTAATCTTGTTTTGGTCAGTGATTAATCGCTTTCTGCCCAGCGCATAGCTCTCACTGCCAAACTCCTGGGCTATGCGCACAGAGCGTGATACTGATCATAAAACGGCTGACTCGCCTCCCCCAGTAAGGGGAGTGCATACCTCAGACCTCTCAGTATATGGCCTCTGTGGCAGGTTTATGTGATATATGCTAATTGAGTTAGCCTGGCTAAAAGCACAGTCTTGGGTCTCATCAACACTCTAAAACCAGGGGAGATTGTAGTgtgcctgacgatgtcatactcataattctagtcagaatatgagtctgatatcgctccattgggctgtgattatggggcgtgtttcaaccgaaccaggagaaaaaaatgcctcttcgctcaattggttacctacaaccaatcagaacaacgtagtatgtgaccaggggcagctgatacattacacttttaccggatcccgtaggaaggaaggcaaaaacatcttttcgattgacaaatgccttaatcgcgtttctctgttcctctttcaaaatgaatgcactgtcaatgtctaaatggactcgaatctatacatttcagctctccagcggcagccatgtttgttgaaaacgaattcaactcgtgtgttggtgacgtggttggttacgttactgttgatcatctgtccatcatcgtataaagcccgccttaacaatttgattggtacggccgatatcgagccgcagataatttctcctcaatggagtaatgccagaccgaacttcccaaccaaaaaaattgtgggcggggctaaattcggtctggtatccaggctagtgtGCTTGTACAATTATGGTAGAACTGTGTTGTGTAATCTCAAAAGTCAGTATACTGCATTGAAGAACCCATCAATCGGCCTTGTGTACTGGGTCAGAGGAATCTGTGGGAGACTTTTTAGAACACTGGTTGAGGACTCTGTCAGTTCTGAATGAATTCTGAATGACAAAGAATGAGTCTCGGATTCTGTTGCATATTCATTGGACTGTGTGAGACGAGGAAGGCAGATATTcaagaaaaaaattaaacatttattgtgcataaatatattacatatatgcTACAGATACATAATCATCTTAAATACAAAGGGTAGTATTTTCAAAATCTATACATTAAAGTTGATATGGTAGTATTtcatatgtctatgtctatgattACAATGTACAATTATTGATGAATTCTAAAAATCATAGTtgattatatttaaaaaataatggcAATGTGGAATGAGTCTTCTTTTAAGCTCAagttaacataaaaaaaacaacatttcttTTGAGGGTAACATTTTCAAGATGTCATCAAAGAAAGATAAAATCTTCAAGTGTCAATATTCAAATCCAAGAGAACTTTCTTATAATACAAAACTGATTGATTCcgataaaaaaaaaggtcaatgTGCTGGGGGTTAAGTCTTTTCTTTCACAGATCATTTGTGAAGACTAAAGACTCTTTGTCAAGACGTGAACAGAAGGGGGtggaaaaagaatgaaaaaactACTCAAGGAA
It contains:
- the LOC105894704 gene encoding growth hormone secretagogue receptor type 1, producing the protein MTNWTNISSCQLSLSLCNAEATDNETMGDYGEYPVQLFPKSLLPAITVTCALLFLVGVTGNLMTIIVFTKYKDMRTTTNMYLSSMAFSDLLIFMCMPLDLYRIWRYRPWNFGDQLCKLFQFVSESCTYSTILHITALSVERYFAICFPLKAKVVVTRGRVKCVIVVLWLVACCSAGPIFVIVGVKHINGTDPLETNECTITEYAIRSGLLTMMVWVSGVFFFLPVLCLTVLYSLIGRRLWRRKRNPFAHNISNRDKTNKQSVKMLVVVVMAFVLCWLPFHVGRYLSSKSSEANSPLISQISEYCSLISFVLFYLSAAINPILYNIMSNKYRIAACKLFGMKHSSERSATVKTESVPGWGESSGNTYLGVS